The Acidobacteriota bacterium genomic interval TGCTTCCATCCCATCAGGCGTAAATACAGGACAGCCGTGAAGGTTCGGATCGAGAAGCCCTTGAGCAAAAACCTGCGGTTTCAAGCCCGGAGGTTTCTGCCCAAGGTAAGGACCTGTCAAGACCGGGAAATCATCCTGCTGCGCGTTAATACACGGAGCCAATGTGGCGGATATCAGAAGCACAACACAAATTGCCTTAGATTTCATTGTTTAATAACCTCTCTTCCGTTTCTTATCTACTAATACTAATACGTCAGATAGATAATTATGTTACGCTTGTGTTTATTGCCTTCCAGCGACTTCATTGTACGTAAATGATTTGCCTCCAATGACTGCCGCGTCTTGTTGAATAACATATCTTCACTTGAAACCCGAATTTCACTATAGTTTGGCGAGAGTGGGGTCGGGGCCGCTTTGACTATGCTGCGTTCTCGAATATCCAGTTGCGGAACTCGTCTCGTAGACCCCGCCATAAATCTTGACCGCGGTGATCGCCGGGGTTTTCTTGTAGTATGTGATTATTGGTGTCCACGCTCTCAAAACTCCAACCGAAGCGAATGCAACGCCCACGCGTGTCTATCCTTTCTAACCTTGTCTGGGGGCAATGTTTGGCGTCTGTAACTTCTATCTACAAGCTCACGTATAAGTAGCCAATAAGGTAGAGATTATTGCACTATATTGGTGGAAAGGCCTGGAATATGAGAACATCTGTTGTACTGGCGCTACTGCTTTTGTTGACTCAGTCGGCATTCACTAAGACGATCTTCGAAGCCGTTAAGGAGGGTGACTCGACCAGTGTCGCGCAGTTGCTGAGACAAGATGCCGATCTGGTCAGGCAGTTTGATGACCGGCATTGCTCACCGCTGCATCACGCGGCAAGCGGAGGCAAAATGGCAATAGTCAATCAACTAATCGCCGGCGGTGCTGCAATTGATGCCAAGGATTCTGATGGCGAAACACCTCTGCATTGGGCTTCTTACAATGGTCGGACTGAGGTCGTGGAACTACTTATATCTCTTGGCACTTCTGTTGACATAGTTAGCAACGATGGCATCACGCCACTACACTATGCAATCAATCGAGGTCATGAGGAAGTAGTTATGAGCCTGATTGCAAATGGCGCAGATATCACTATTGTAGATTCCAGAAAGCGGACACCACTCTGGTTAGCCACCGAGCGAAGTAATGTCACATTAGTTAACATGCTCCTGAGCGCAGGCGCAGATGTGAACGTTACAAGACCTGATGGAACGAGCCTGTTGAGCCAGGCTGCATTGTGCAATCAAACTGCAATTGGCAATCTACTGATAGACAAGGGCGTTGATCTGAACTCGAGAAACGCCAGAGGACTCAGCCCTCTGCACTTTGCTGCAGTCTCCGGATCGGAAGAGTTTACGGACCTGATGATACAGCATCACGCTGATCTTGAAGTGAAGGCTATGGATGGTAGCACGCCGTTGGCTTTCGCCAAAGCCGCGGGGCATGACACTATTGTAGAATTACTTTTCTCTGGTGGAGCCACGAATATAGATCCTCCGTTTCCGAGCTTCTCCGGACCTTACCTGGGAATGCAACCTCCCGGCAAAACTCCGGAACAGTTCCTCAGTGGGATAATCACTTTCGTATACAGGCCCCATGGGGGAGTCACCATATCAAAGAATAACCACGAGATTTATTGGGTTCGGAATTGCCCCAATTTCCAGAAGATATGGTATACCAGGGAGGTGGATGGTATATGGTCTCGGCCAAAGATAGCCTCCTTCAATTCGTCCGTGGATGGCGTCGGCGATGAGGATCCATATATAACACCGGATGGAATGAAACTGTTTTTTTCCTCGAATCGTCCTTTACGCCCGGGTGAGCCGGCCCGCGATGTGCAAAGCACGTGGTTTGTAGACAGGACTGAAGACGGTTGGAGTGAACCCCGAATTCTTGAGATCCCTGGCCGGGACAAAACCTGGGATGTTGGAGGGGCAACTGTTTCGAGCGACGGGTCAGTTTTCTTCCATGTTGATTATGTGGAAAATGGGACATTCGTAGCAGATATCTACAGCATGAGTCTAGAAAACAACGCGTACGGGGCTCCGGAGAAATTGAGCGACGCCATCAATTCGCCGTCGGTCGAAGCAAAACCTTATGTGGCACCAGACGGCAGCTATCTGATTTTCTCATCTCACAGGCCCCTGGGGGGAATTATGATGAGCAGACGAAGAGCTGACGGTACGTGGGCAGAGGCCTCCAATATCAGCAATCTCTTGGGTGATGAAATTATCAGTCTCCAAGGAATTTCCACTGATGGTAAATACCTGCTCGTAAACGGCGCTAGGGACGGGCACTTCAGCTTCTACTGGATTGATGCATCTATACTTCAGGGCAGCTAATAAACACGCATATTAAGAGGTGAATATGCAGTCGGTTCGTAGTAAGAGGGCTTGATCCTTAAGGCTGCCAGCCAGGCGGAGAGAACGCTTCGAACAGTGACGTGACTTTGCCCCGCTGGCAGGTCAGATTTGGCGGCCAATTCTTAATGCTCCGGGAAATAATGTTATTTTACAGTGCCGACCTTCACTATTAAAACATCTTCCATCGACTTCCACCCATCGCGGCATAGTGTAACCGAATTATAAAGCTGAAGCTCACAGAAGTTTGGGGAGAGTGATATTTGGGCCGCTTTTACATATCTAACTGTAAACAATAGACTTAGCGTTTCCAAGACTGTCCAGCCTAGGCACTCAGAGCCTGGATGCCGGTGATCAATTCAGCTGCCGATTTGGATTGCAGATAAGTTCCAAGGCTGTCAGTAACGGCCCGGCATGTCTTACGCCGGGAGCTTGCCGCCTGAACAGCCGCGCAAACCCATTTCCGCGAAGGGGTCTCCGCGATCGCTGCGGGGGGGGGGGGGGGACAAAACTGTTGCCAAGAACCGATGCAACTCGTAATCTTCACCGTCGGCGGTGCCGACCGGTGTGATTGATGCTCACAGGCAAAAAAATCCTGATGATCGACGATGACGTCAACCTGGTAGGCGTCTTCCGGAAAGTGTTCGAAGCCAAGGGGTTTGAATTCGCGGAGGCGTATTCGGCCTCCGAGGGGCTCGAGAAAATCAAACAGGTGGGTCCTGATTTGATCATTCTCGACGTCATCATGGAAGACTTCGTGGCCGGGTTTCGCATTGTCACTGAATTGCGGGCCGGCGAACCCGGCTCGGCTTACAGCGCCTTTGCCGAAGTGCCCATCCTTATGCTGACCAGCGTGACGTCACGAGCCAACGTGGATTTCTCCAATAGAGTAGGCACGGCCCTGCTCCCGATTGACGCTTTCATTGAAAAGCCGGTAAAGCCGGATGTCCTGCTGGCCAAAGTACAGGAGCTGCTGGAGCCGGACTCCGCCGGCCACGAAGGTCAGGAATAACCGGCCGTACTGTCGCCCGTCCGTTCTTGTCGATCTGCCGCAGGAGCGCTGTCCGTGTACGGTCAGGCGGGGATTGTGAATACGAACCTGGCCCAGTTGCCGGGTTCGGATTCAGCCCATACCCGGCCGCCGTGTTTTTCGATTATCTGCCTGGTCACAAACAGGCCCAGCCCCGTGCCCGGTCTGGTATCTTTCTGCGCGGTCCCGAATCGGGAAAACTTGGTGAACATGGCCTCAGCTTCGTCCGGACTGAAACCGGGTCCTTCGTTCAGGATGCTGAACTTCAGGAACCCGTCGCCGGCGTCCCGGCCCGTCTCAATCGAGATATGTCCCCCTTTCTTACCGTACTTGATGGCATTCGACAGGAGGTTCTGAAATACCGATGTCATCAGGCCGCGGTCACAGGTGGCCTGCAATTCCGGGGGAACGCTGCACGAGAGGTGCATGTTGTTGTCGGCCGCCATCTCCGCAAGGCGCTGAATCACGGGGTCTATGATCTCGGCGCGCACCGGGACAGTCCCCGGTTGCAGCCTGAACTCACCTTCCTCGATACGGCTCAGGTTGAGGTAGTTGGCGATGGTGCCACTGAGGTAGTCGGCGCTGTTGGACGCCGCCTTGAGCACCGACTCCTGCTCTTCGGTCAGCGGTCCGAGGATTCGACCTCTGACGGATTCGAGCGCAAAGACTATTGAGGCCAGGGGTGACTTGAGTTCGTGGGTAACGAATCCGAGCATTTCCAGGTATGCACGGTTTCGCTCGTCGGCCTCGAGGTACGCCTTTTTCAGAGCGACGGAGGTTTCCTGCAACTCCTTGTTGTGCACCTCCAATGACCGGGCCATGGAATTGAGCGAATCAGCCAGCTCGACCATCTCCAGGCTCCCCCCCTTACCTTCCACGCGAGTGTCCAGCTTTCCCGCCGAGAGCTTGCGTGTGGCCTCGACGAGTCTCAGGATGGGCCGGTGAAGATTGGCTGAGAAGTAGAACGCGAGTCCGGTGACCAGCAGCAGGGCCAGCACGCTGATGCCGAGGAACTTCACGGCTAGGTTCCACTTGTAGTCGAGGTACTTCTGTTCCAACAGGCCGACGTACAGAATCCCGACCGTATTTCCCCCGGGGTCCCGTATGGGGTCATAGGCCGAGAGGTACCAGACGTCGACCACGAAGGCCCGGTCGCCGAACCGTTCGCCCTTCTCGAGCACCTTGGCGTAGACCTCATCGGAGACTCTCGTGCCTATGGCGCGGGTAGCCCCCTGGCGCACCACGTTGGTGGCGATACGGACGTCCCACAGGAAGATGGTGACGGTCCCGAGCGGTTTGCCCTTGTAGAGTTCATCGCCGAACACGGCGTCGCGAATCCTGTCGACCAGGTCGAACTTGCGATTGAGCAGGATTCCTCCGTACATGGCGCCGACGACCACCGAACCGGGCCCCACTATGGGGACGGCCGCCTGCAGAGCCATGCCGCGCTCTTCGAAGATCCGGTCGGTGGGCCGGGCGCGCTCGGTCCGGACAAGCGGGATGTAGGCTCTCTCGACCAGCCGCCCGCTCTCCAGGGCCAGGTCCTCCCTGGTGAGAAGGACTGTCCCGTGATTGGCCTCACCGCGCAGGGCGCGATCGATGAACTCATCTCGACGGATCAGGGCGTTGCCGGAGGCCTGACTCGGAGGTCCGGATACCAGCACTCCGTTACTGTCGACCAGCGACAGGTAGTCCAGCCCGTGTTCCTGCATAAGCGAGGCCAGTTCGGAGGCGACACTTACTGCCGGTGCCTGACCCGTGAGAACTCTTCTGGGGCCGTCCCGTTGTGATGCATCGTAGAGCGCCGTCTGCAACAGCGCGCTTTCCTCGGCATAGGCGGCCCAGGCGGAGTTGAGGTCCATCTGCACTTTGAGCTTGGCCTCTTTCACGACCGTTTCCGAGATGAAAGAGAGTCCGGCGTAGATGGTGAATCCGCCCATGAGGGCCACCACCAGCGTGTAGCCCAGAAGGAGAGTTGTGCGATGACTCAATCTCATGTCATGCTCTTTGCGTAACGGATGGCGCCGTTCCCGACTCACTTGCGTTTCACCAGGCAGCTCCAGATCGTCTCTTCCAGTTGTTCCCGGGCTGACCTGGCCGGTTCGATGGCCGCGGGAGCCTCGGAAGGCCCGCGCTCCCCCCGGAGTTCGTGCAGGCGAAGCTGGTGTTGCTGTTCTATTTCATCGATGCCGAATTCCAGCGGCATGCTGACGAAATCATAGATCTGGTTGACAAACGGCCTCAGATCCTCAACTCGCCGCAGACGCTCGATGGTTGTCCTGTTCAGTTCGGCCAGCATCCGGGCGGTTTCTTCCGCCGGATAGCCGGCCTCGATGCGCCTCAGGCCCGAGATTTCGAAATAGTCCAGGAGTAACATCTTGTTGCCGGTGTGCACGGACGTCAGAAGCAGCCGGTAAATCAGTTTGAGAAACCAGGTCA includes:
- a CDS encoding ankyrin repeat domain-containing protein, encoding MRTSVVLALLLLLTQSAFTKTIFEAVKEGDSTSVAQLLRQDADLVRQFDDRHCSPLHHAASGGKMAIVNQLIAGGAAIDAKDSDGETPLHWASYNGRTEVVELLISLGTSVDIVSNDGITPLHYAINRGHEEVVMSLIANGADITIVDSRKRTPLWLATERSNVTLVNMLLSAGADVNVTRPDGTSLLSQAALCNQTAIGNLLIDKGVDLNSRNARGLSPLHFAAVSGSEEFTDLMIQHHADLEVKAMDGSTPLAFAKAAGHDTIVELLFSGGATNIDPPFPSFSGPYLGMQPPGKTPEQFLSGIITFVYRPHGGVTISKNNHEIYWVRNCPNFQKIWYTREVDGIWSRPKIASFNSSVDGVGDEDPYITPDGMKLFFSSNRPLRPGEPARDVQSTWFVDRTEDGWSEPRILEIPGRDKTWDVGGATVSSDGSVFFHVDYVENGTFVADIYSMSLENNAYGAPEKLSDAINSPSVEAKPYVAPDGSYLIFSSHRPLGGIMMSRRRADGTWAEASNISNLLGDEIISLQGISTDGKYLLVNGARDGHFSFYWIDASILQGS
- a CDS encoding response regulator; amino-acid sequence: MLTGKKILMIDDDVNLVGVFRKVFEAKGFEFAEAYSASEGLEKIKQVGPDLIILDVIMEDFVAGFRIVTELRAGEPGSAYSAFAEVPILMLTSVTSRANVDFSNRVGTALLPIDAFIEKPVKPDVLLAKVQELLEPDSAGHEGQE
- a CDS encoding cache domain-containing protein; the protein is MRLSHRTTLLLGYTLVVALMGGFTIYAGLSFISETVVKEAKLKVQMDLNSAWAAYAEESALLQTALYDASQRDGPRRVLTGQAPAVSVASELASLMQEHGLDYLSLVDSNGVLVSGPPSQASGNALIRRDEFIDRALRGEANHGTVLLTREDLALESGRLVERAYIPLVRTERARPTDRIFEERGMALQAAVPIVGPGSVVVGAMYGGILLNRKFDLVDRIRDAVFGDELYKGKPLGTVTIFLWDVRIATNVVRQGATRAIGTRVSDEVYAKVLEKGERFGDRAFVVDVWYLSAYDPIRDPGGNTVGILYVGLLEQKYLDYKWNLAVKFLGISVLALLLVTGLAFYFSANLHRPILRLVEATRKLSAGKLDTRVEGKGGSLEMVELADSLNSMARSLEVHNKELQETSVALKKAYLEADERNRAYLEMLGFVTHELKSPLASIVFALESVRGRILGPLTEEQESVLKAASNSADYLSGTIANYLNLSRIEEGEFRLQPGTVPVRAEIIDPVIQRLAEMAADNNMHLSCSVPPELQATCDRGLMTSVFQNLLSNAIKYGKKGGHISIETGRDAGDGFLKFSILNEGPGFSPDEAEAMFTKFSRFGTAQKDTRPGTGLGLFVTRQIIEKHGGRVWAESEPGNWARFVFTIPA